The following coding sequences lie in one Oceanicola sp. 502str15 genomic window:
- a CDS encoding slipin family protein — MTMIDYLTGTIPVTVTETERVLVLRHGRFASMLTAGHYRLRRKGTTLHRYDIEANPAFVSSWCDALKRARPELHKAHLTEVRAEEAEVVLISRDGWPWRLLHPGHRITVWTDAGPWEVERFAVDGPLVPKALGDRLEAATITKAFTPVTVPEAHTGLLFTEGALAGDLPPGLHRLWTVGARSSVTTVDLRWRAHEVTGHEILTRDRVTLRVNLSATYRVVDARRAVSVSKDYAEALHRALALAFRKTLGALSLDELLADKVAVDETAAGEVRTAMAELGLEVAEIALKDVILPGEMREILNRVVAAEKEAEANVIRRREETNAVRALHNTAKVMADNPVMLRLKELEALETVASKVERLTVHNGTAGLLSDLVKLRD, encoded by the coding sequence ATGACCATGATAGATTACCTGACCGGGACCATCCCCGTCACCGTCACCGAAACCGAGCGTGTGCTCGTGCTGCGGCACGGGCGGTTCGCCTCCATGCTGACCGCCGGGCACTACCGCCTGCGGCGCAAGGGCACCACGCTGCATCGGTATGACATCGAGGCAAACCCTGCCTTCGTCTCGTCCTGGTGCGACGCCCTCAAGCGGGCACGCCCCGAGCTGCACAAGGCCCACCTCACCGAGGTCCGGGCCGAGGAGGCCGAGGTGGTGCTGATCTCGCGCGATGGCTGGCCCTGGCGCCTGCTCCACCCCGGCCACCGGATCACCGTCTGGACGGACGCGGGCCCTTGGGAGGTCGAGCGCTTCGCGGTCGACGGCCCCCTCGTGCCCAAGGCGCTGGGAGACCGGCTGGAGGCGGCCACGATCACCAAGGCCTTCACCCCCGTGACCGTGCCCGAGGCCCACACCGGCCTGCTCTTCACCGAGGGCGCGCTCGCGGGCGACCTTCCCCCCGGTCTGCACCGGCTCTGGACGGTCGGCGCCAGGTCGAGTGTCACCACCGTCGATCTCCGCTGGCGGGCCCATGAGGTCACCGGTCACGAGATCCTCACCCGCGATCGGGTGACGCTGCGGGTCAACCTCTCGGCCACCTACCGGGTGGTCGACGCCCGCCGCGCGGTGAGCGTGAGCAAGGACTACGCCGAGGCGCTCCACCGGGCGCTGGCGCTCGCCTTCCGCAAGACCCTCGGGGCGCTCAGCCTCGATGAGCTTCTGGCCGACAAGGTTGCGGTCGACGAGACGGCAGCGGGCGAGGTGCGCACCGCCATGGCCGAGCTCGGGCTCGAGGTGGCGGAGATCGCCCTGAAGGACGTGATCCTTCCCGGCGAGATGCGCGAAATCCTCAACCGCGTCGTGGCGGCGGAGAAGGAGGCCGAGGCCAACGTCATCCGTCGGCGCGAAGAGACCAACGCGGTCCGGGCGCTGCACAACACGGCCAAGGTCATGGCGGACAACCCCGTCATGCTGCGGCTGAAGGAGCTGGAGGCGCTCGAAACCGTGGCCTCCAAGGTCGAGCGGCTCACCGTCCACAACGGCACGGCCGGCCTGCTCTCCGACCTCGTGAAGCTGCGTGACTAG
- the trpB gene encoding tryptophan synthase subunit beta yields the protein MTEQLNSFMTGPDEKGRFGDFGGRFVSETLMPLILELEERYEHAKTDPEFWAEMNFLWKHYVGRPSPLYHAERLSERLGGAKIYFKRDELNHTGAHKINNVLGQIILARRMGKSRIIAETGAGQHGVATATVCAKFGLQCVVYMGAHDVERQAPNVFRMRLLGAEVIPVTSGRGTLKDAMNDALRDWVTNVRDTFYCIGTVAGPHPYPAMVRDFQAIIGKETREQMQEAEGRLPDSLVAAIGGGSNAMGLFFPFLDDKEVEIIGVEAGGKGVNDKMEHCASLSGGRPGVLHGNRTYLLQDEDGQILEGSSISAGLDYPGIGPEHSWLHETGRAKYVSITDAEALEAFQLCCETEGIIPALEPCHALGHVIKYAPTLPSDHLLVMNMCGRGDKDIFTVAKALGVDMSAMG from the coding sequence ATGACCGAACAGCTCAACAGCTTCATGACCGGCCCCGATGAAAAGGGCCGCTTTGGCGATTTCGGCGGGCGCTTCGTGTCCGAAACCCTGATGCCGCTGATCCTCGAACTCGAAGAGCGCTACGAGCACGCCAAGACCGACCCCGAGTTCTGGGCCGAGATGAACTTCCTGTGGAAGCACTACGTCGGCCGCCCCAGCCCGCTCTACCACGCCGAGCGCCTCTCTGAGCGGCTCGGCGGCGCGAAGATCTACTTCAAGCGCGACGAGCTGAACCACACCGGCGCGCATAAAATCAACAACGTGCTCGGCCAGATCATCCTCGCCCGCCGCATGGGCAAGAGCCGCATCATCGCCGAAACCGGCGCCGGCCAGCACGGCGTGGCCACCGCAACGGTCTGCGCGAAGTTCGGCCTGCAATGCGTGGTCTACATGGGCGCCCATGACGTCGAGCGGCAGGCCCCCAACGTCTTCCGCATGCGCCTTCTCGGTGCCGAGGTCATCCCCGTCACCTCCGGGCGCGGCACCCTGAAGGACGCGATGAACGACGCCCTGCGCGACTGGGTGACAAACGTGCGCGACACCTTCTACTGCATCGGCACCGTCGCCGGCCCGCACCCCTATCCTGCCATGGTCCGCGACTTTCAGGCCATCATCGGCAAGGAAACCCGCGAGCAGATGCAGGAGGCCGAAGGCCGCCTGCCCGACAGCCTCGTCGCCGCCATCGGCGGTGGCTCCAACGCCATGGGCCTGTTCTTCCCCTTCCTCGACGACAAGGAGGTCGAGATCATCGGCGTCGAAGCCGGCGGCAAGGGCGTGAACGACAAGATGGAGCACTGCGCCTCCCTCTCCGGCGGCCGCCCCGGCGTGCTGCACGGCAACCGGACCTACCTGTTGCAGGATGAAGACGGGCAAATCCTCGAAGGCTCCTCCATCTCGGCGGGCCTCGACTACCCCGGCATCGGCCCCGAGCACTCCTGGCTGCACGAGACGGGCCGCGCCAAATACGTGTCGATCACCGACGCCGAGGCGCTCGAAGCCTTCCAGCTCTGCTGCGAGACCGAGGGCATCATCCCCGCGCTCGAGCCCTGCCACGCCCTCGGCCACGTCATCAAATACGCGCCCACCCTGCCCTCCGATCACCTGCTGGTCATGAACATGTGCGGACGCGGCGACAAGGACATCTTCACCGTCGCCAAGGCGCTCGGCGTCGACATGAGCGCGATGGGCTGA